In a single window of the Geotrypetes seraphini chromosome 11, aGeoSer1.1, whole genome shotgun sequence genome:
- the MRM2 gene encoding rRNA methyltransferase 2, mitochondrial isoform X1: MFYLGRILSLQHSMIASLHFRMFHMTMCFQRSKTAIEQGWLARQQRDPFVKAAHRENYRCRSAFKLLEMDEKHHILRPGLCVVDCGAAPGAWSQVAVQRVNAAGTKPDRPVGFVIGVDLLHCSPLEGAIFLANADITNSRTHMNIKDKLPTGKADVILSDMAPNACGIRDLDHHRLVNMCLSLLDLAQSILSPGGTLLCKLWDGGESSVLRNRLVQVFQDVKTVKPHASRKESAETYFLAKSYQKERDFTRG; encoded by the exons ATGTTCTATTTAGGGCGCATTTTGAG TTTGCAGCACTCGATGATTGCCTCGCTTCATTTCCGAATGTTCCATATGACAATGTGCTTCCAGCGAAGCAAGACGGCGATAGAACAGGGCTGGCTGGCACGGCAGCAGCGAGACCCCTTTGTGAAGGCAGCACACAGAGAGAATTATCGTTGTCGTAGCGCTTTCAAACTTCTGGAGATGGATGAAAAGCATCATATTCTACGCCCAGGACTTTGTGTGGTAGACTGTGGTGCTGCTCCAGGAGCATGGAGTCAAGTGGCTGTTCAGAGGGTCAATGCTGCCGGCACAA AGCCAGATCGTCCTGTTGGTTTTGTAATAGGAGTAGATCTTCTTCACTGCTCACCTTTGGAGGGAGCAATCTTCTTAGCCAATGCTGACATTACTAATTCAAGAACCCACATGAACATCAAAGACAAGCTTCCAACAGGAAAGGCTGATGTCATCTTGAGTGATATGGCTCCCAATGCCTGTGGGATTCGAGACCTAGACCACCATAGACTTGTTAACATGTGTTTGTCACTTCTTGACCTTGCACAGAGTATTCTCAGTCCTGGAGGTACCCTTCTGTGCAAACTGTGGGATGGAGGGGAAAGCAGTGTTCTGCGAAACAGACTGGTGCAGGTTTTCCAGGATGTGAAGACTGTGAAACCACATGCTAGTAGGAAAGAATCTGCAGAGACCTATTTCCTAGCAAAATCTTACCAAAAAGAGAGAGATTTTACCAGAGGATAA
- the MRM2 gene encoding rRNA methyltransferase 2, mitochondrial isoform X2 → MIASLHFRMFHMTMCFQRSKTAIEQGWLARQQRDPFVKAAHRENYRCRSAFKLLEMDEKHHILRPGLCVVDCGAAPGAWSQVAVQRVNAAGTKPDRPVGFVIGVDLLHCSPLEGAIFLANADITNSRTHMNIKDKLPTGKADVILSDMAPNACGIRDLDHHRLVNMCLSLLDLAQSILSPGGTLLCKLWDGGESSVLRNRLVQVFQDVKTVKPHASRKESAETYFLAKSYQKERDFTRG, encoded by the exons ATGATTGCCTCGCTTCATTTCCGAATGTTCCATATGACAATGTGCTTCCAGCGAAGCAAGACGGCGATAGAACAGGGCTGGCTGGCACGGCAGCAGCGAGACCCCTTTGTGAAGGCAGCACACAGAGAGAATTATCGTTGTCGTAGCGCTTTCAAACTTCTGGAGATGGATGAAAAGCATCATATTCTACGCCCAGGACTTTGTGTGGTAGACTGTGGTGCTGCTCCAGGAGCATGGAGTCAAGTGGCTGTTCAGAGGGTCAATGCTGCCGGCACAA AGCCAGATCGTCCTGTTGGTTTTGTAATAGGAGTAGATCTTCTTCACTGCTCACCTTTGGAGGGAGCAATCTTCTTAGCCAATGCTGACATTACTAATTCAAGAACCCACATGAACATCAAAGACAAGCTTCCAACAGGAAAGGCTGATGTCATCTTGAGTGATATGGCTCCCAATGCCTGTGGGATTCGAGACCTAGACCACCATAGACTTGTTAACATGTGTTTGTCACTTCTTGACCTTGCACAGAGTATTCTCAGTCCTGGAGGTACCCTTCTGTGCAAACTGTGGGATGGAGGGGAAAGCAGTGTTCTGCGAAACAGACTGGTGCAGGTTTTCCAGGATGTGAAGACTGTGAAACCACATGCTAGTAGGAAAGAATCTGCAGAGACCTATTTCCTAGCAAAATCTTACCAAAAAGAGAGAGATTTTACCAGAGGATAA